From Mycobacteriales bacterium, one genomic window encodes:
- a CDS encoding universal stress protein, which yields MPSYQRVLVGTDGSETSYKAVDRAAEIARESGAQLIVVTAYRPLSAREQQEAAAQLGNDSYKVVGSTPAEDVLRAACDRIGTGVDVDTVAVQGEPVDALVRTAHDRQVDLLVVGNRGLNSLTGRLLGSVPSVVTHRAQCDVLIVATT from the coding sequence ATGCCGAGCTACCAGCGTGTCCTGGTGGGCACCGACGGGTCCGAGACGTCGTACAAGGCGGTCGACCGCGCCGCCGAGATCGCTCGGGAGTCGGGCGCCCAGCTCATCGTCGTCACGGCGTACCGGCCGCTGTCGGCGCGCGAGCAGCAGGAGGCGGCGGCCCAGCTCGGCAACGACTCGTACAAGGTGGTCGGCTCGACCCCGGCCGAGGACGTGCTGCGCGCGGCGTGCGACCGCATCGGCACCGGCGTGGACGTCGACACGGTCGCCGTGCAGGGCGAGCCGGTCGACGCGCTGGTACGCACCGCGCACGACCGCCAGGTCGACCTGCTCGTCGTCGGCAACCGCGGCCTGAACAGCCTCACCGGCCGCCTGCTCGGCTCCGTCCCCTCCGTCGTCACGCACCGCGCGCAGTGCGACGTGCTCATCGTGGCGACGACCTGA
- the metH gene encoding methionine synthase, which translates to MTESLLAALRQRVVVADGAMGTMLQAAEPTLDDFEGHEGCNEILNVTRPEVVREIHAAYFEAGVDCVETNTFGANLGNLGEYGIAERIHELSVAGARLARSVADDYAADGRPRWVIGSMGPGTKLPTLGHVPYAVLRDAYEANAAGLVEGGADALLVETAQDLLQAKAAIVGARRAAAASGRSVAVFAQVTVETTGTMLLGSEIGAALTAIEPLGVDLIGLNCATGPAEMGEHLRYLAKHATVGLSCMPNAGLPTLGAHGAEYPLTPEELAAALDTFTREYGLALVGGCCGTTPEHLRLVVDRVRGRELAPRRPRHESGAASLYQHVPFRQDTSFMVIGERTNANGSKAFREAMLEERWDDCVEILRSQVRDGAHMIDLCIDYVGRDGVRDMTELASRFATASTLPIVLDSTEAPVLQAGLELLGGRAVVNSVNYEDGDGPDSRMAKVMPMVMEHGAAVVALTIDEEGQARTADWKVRVASRLVDDLTGTWGMRTSDILVDCLTFPIATGQEETRRDAIETIEAIRALKARYPDVQTTLGVSNVSFGLNPAARIVLNSVFLAECVKAGLDSAIVHASKILPMSRIPDEQREVALDLVYDRRREGYDPVQAFLDLFEGVDAAAGRASRAEELAALPLSERLERRIVDGERKGLEADLDEAMRTRPPLEIINDTLLAGMKVVGDLFASGEMQLPFVLQSAEVMKAAVAYLEPHMEKADAGGKGTIVLATVKGDVHDIGKNLVDIILSNNGYTVVNLGIKQPISAILDAATEHSADAIGMSGLLVKSTVIMKENLQEMAQRGVATPVLLGGAALTRAYVERDLREVYEGDVSYARDAFEGLRLMDAVMAAKRGAGSVPSAAVVRAPADAASERPAPRRRVVEVDESTLPARSAVATDVPVPVPPFWGDRVVKGIALADYAAYLDERATFMGQWGLRGSRGGNGPSYEELVETEGRPRLRAWLARAQEEGILNAAVAYGYFPCVAKGDDLIVLSEDSAERCRFTFPRQRRDRRLCISDFFRPEETGETDVVAFHVVTMGSHVSEVTAELFAKDAYRDYLELHGLSVQLTEALAEMWHRRIREELGIAGDDAPDLAGIFRQDYRGSRYSFGYPACPNLEDQTKIVDLLHPERIGVTLSEEFQLHPEQSTSAIVVHHPEAKYFAAR; encoded by the coding sequence GTGACCGAGAGCCTGCTCGCCGCCCTCCGCCAGCGTGTCGTCGTCGCCGACGGCGCGATGGGCACCATGCTCCAGGCCGCCGAGCCGACGCTCGACGACTTCGAGGGCCACGAGGGGTGCAACGAGATCCTCAACGTCACCCGCCCCGAGGTGGTGCGCGAGATCCACGCCGCGTACTTCGAGGCGGGGGTCGACTGCGTCGAGACCAACACGTTCGGCGCCAACCTCGGCAACCTCGGCGAGTACGGCATCGCCGAGCGCATCCACGAGCTGTCCGTGGCGGGCGCGCGGCTGGCCCGTTCGGTGGCGGACGACTACGCGGCCGACGGCCGGCCGCGCTGGGTGATCGGCTCGATGGGGCCCGGCACCAAGCTGCCGACGCTCGGCCATGTGCCGTACGCCGTCCTCCGCGACGCCTACGAGGCCAACGCCGCCGGCCTGGTCGAGGGCGGCGCCGACGCGCTGCTCGTCGAGACCGCGCAGGACCTGCTCCAGGCCAAGGCCGCCATCGTCGGCGCCCGGCGCGCGGCGGCGGCGTCGGGGCGTTCGGTCGCGGTGTTCGCGCAGGTCACCGTCGAGACCACCGGCACCATGCTGCTCGGCTCCGAGATCGGCGCCGCGCTCACCGCGATCGAGCCGCTCGGCGTCGACCTGATCGGCCTCAACTGCGCCACCGGCCCGGCCGAGATGGGCGAGCACCTGCGCTACCTCGCCAAGCACGCCACCGTCGGCCTGTCCTGCATGCCCAACGCCGGCCTGCCGACCCTCGGCGCGCACGGCGCCGAGTACCCGCTCACGCCGGAGGAGCTGGCGGCGGCGCTGGACACGTTCACCAGGGAGTACGGCCTGGCGCTCGTCGGCGGCTGCTGCGGCACCACGCCCGAGCACCTGCGGCTCGTGGTCGACCGGGTCCGCGGCCGTGAGCTGGCACCGCGCCGGCCGCGGCACGAGTCCGGGGCGGCGTCGCTGTACCAGCACGTGCCGTTCCGCCAGGACACGTCGTTCATGGTCATCGGCGAGCGCACCAACGCCAACGGCTCCAAGGCGTTCCGCGAGGCGATGCTCGAGGAGCGGTGGGACGACTGCGTCGAGATCCTGCGCTCCCAGGTGCGCGACGGCGCGCACATGATCGACCTCTGCATCGACTACGTCGGCCGCGACGGCGTCCGCGACATGACCGAGCTGGCGTCGCGGTTCGCGACCGCGTCGACGCTGCCGATCGTGCTCGACTCGACCGAGGCGCCGGTCCTCCAGGCGGGGCTGGAGCTGCTCGGCGGCCGCGCGGTCGTCAACTCCGTCAACTACGAGGACGGCGACGGGCCCGACTCCCGCATGGCGAAGGTCATGCCGATGGTCATGGAGCACGGCGCCGCCGTCGTCGCGCTCACCATCGACGAGGAGGGCCAGGCCCGCACCGCCGACTGGAAGGTGCGCGTCGCGTCCCGGCTCGTGGACGACCTCACCGGCACCTGGGGGATGCGGACCTCCGACATCCTCGTCGACTGCCTGACGTTCCCGATCGCGACCGGCCAGGAGGAGACCCGGCGCGACGCGATCGAGACGATCGAGGCGATCCGCGCCCTCAAGGCGCGCTACCCCGACGTGCAGACGACGCTCGGCGTCTCCAACGTGTCGTTCGGCCTCAACCCGGCCGCCCGGATCGTCCTCAACTCCGTCTTCCTCGCCGAGTGCGTCAAGGCGGGGCTCGACTCGGCGATCGTGCACGCCTCGAAGATCCTGCCGATGTCGCGCATCCCCGACGAGCAGCGCGAGGTCGCGCTGGACCTCGTCTACGACCGCCGGCGCGAGGGGTACGACCCGGTGCAGGCGTTCCTCGACCTGTTCGAGGGTGTCGACGCCGCCGCCGGCCGCGCCTCCCGCGCCGAGGAGCTCGCCGCGCTGCCGCTGTCCGAGCGGCTCGAACGCCGCATCGTCGACGGCGAGCGGAAGGGGCTGGAGGCCGACCTGGACGAGGCCATGCGCACCCGGCCGCCGTTGGAGATCATCAACGACACGCTGCTCGCCGGCATGAAGGTCGTCGGCGACCTGTTCGCCTCCGGCGAGATGCAGCTGCCGTTCGTGCTCCAGTCCGCCGAGGTGATGAAGGCCGCCGTCGCCTACCTCGAGCCGCACATGGAGAAGGCCGACGCCGGCGGCAAGGGCACCATCGTGCTCGCCACCGTGAAGGGCGACGTCCACGACATCGGCAAGAACCTCGTCGACATCATCCTGAGCAACAACGGCTACACCGTCGTCAACCTCGGCATCAAGCAGCCGATCTCCGCGATCCTCGACGCCGCCACCGAGCACTCCGCCGACGCCATCGGCATGTCCGGCCTGCTCGTGAAGTCGACCGTGATCATGAAGGAGAACCTCCAGGAGATGGCGCAGCGCGGCGTCGCCACCCCCGTCCTGCTCGGCGGGGCGGCGCTCACCCGCGCGTACGTCGAGCGCGACCTGCGCGAGGTCTACGAGGGGGACGTGTCGTACGCGCGGGACGCGTTCGAGGGGCTGCGGCTCATGGACGCCGTCATGGCGGCCAAGCGCGGCGCCGGCTCGGTGCCGTCCGCCGCCGTCGTCCGCGCGCCCGCCGACGCCGCGTCCGAACGCCCCGCGCCGCGGCGCCGCGTGGTCGAGGTGGACGAGTCGACGCTGCCCGCCCGCTCCGCCGTCGCCACCGACGTGCCGGTCCCCGTCCCGCCGTTCTGGGGCGACCGCGTCGTCAAGGGCATCGCCCTCGCCGACTACGCCGCCTACCTCGACGAGCGGGCGACGTTCATGGGGCAGTGGGGGCTGCGCGGGTCCCGCGGCGGCAACGGCCCGTCGTACGAGGAGCTGGTCGAGACCGAGGGGCGGCCGCGGCTGCGCGCCTGGCTCGCCCGGGCGCAGGAGGAAGGCATCCTCAACGCCGCCGTCGCCTACGGCTACTTCCCCTGTGTCGCCAAGGGCGACGACCTCATCGTCCTCTCCGAGGACAGCGCCGAACGTTGCCGCTTCACCTTCCCCCGCCAGCGACGCGACCGCCGGCTCTGCATCTCCGACTTCTTCCGCCCCGAGGAGACCGGCGAGACCGACGTCGTCGCGTTCCACGTCGTCACCATGGGCTCGCACGTCTCCGAGGTCACCGCCGAGCTGTTCGCCAAGGACGCCTACCGCGACTACCTCGAGCTGCACGGCCTGTCCGTCCAGCTCACCGAAGCACTCGCCGAGATGTGGCACCGGCGCATCCGCGAGGAGCTCGGCATCGCCGGCGACGACGCCCCCGACCTCGCCGGCATCTTCCGGCAGGACTACCGCGGGTCCCGCTACTCGTTCGGCTACCCCGCCTGCCCCAACCTCGAGGACCAGACGAAGATCGTCGACCTGCTCCACCCCGAACGCATCGGCGTCACCCTCTCCGAGGAGTTCCAGCTGCACCCCGAGCAGTCGACCTCCGCCATCGTCGTCCACCATCCGGAAGCCAAGTACTTTGCCGCTCGTTAG
- a CDS encoding undecaprenyl-diphosphate phosphatase, with protein MTACPPDLPLHLSVLQAAALGLTQGVSEFLPISSSGHLILVPWAAGWRDVYCAKEGNKLFDVALHLGTFAGAALYLRRDLAALVRAWFASVAARSVRGPQQRLAWFLVLSAIPAAVTGALLEGVITERLGQPWQIAVFLAVFGVVLWWVDRRAPRATGYEDLQRHQVVAMAVAQAFALMPGVSRSGITITAARATGVSRDAAARFSFLMSLPVILGAGAYSLATLDGGLGGQGVPFAVGIVTSAVSGALAVFGVLAFLRRHSFGTFAWYRVAAAAAVLLLVATGVRSATL; from the coding sequence TTGACCGCCTGCCCGCCGGACCTGCCGCTGCACCTGTCGGTCCTCCAGGCCGCCGCGCTCGGGCTGACGCAGGGCGTCAGCGAGTTCCTGCCGATCTCGTCGTCCGGCCACCTGATCCTCGTGCCGTGGGCGGCCGGCTGGCGCGACGTCTACTGCGCCAAGGAGGGCAACAAGCTCTTCGATGTCGCGCTGCACCTCGGCACGTTCGCCGGCGCCGCGCTGTACCTGCGCCGCGACCTGGCGGCGCTGGTGCGCGCGTGGTTCGCCTCCGTGGCCGCGCGCTCTGTACGCGGCCCGCAGCAGCGGCTGGCGTGGTTCCTCGTGCTGTCCGCGATCCCGGCCGCCGTCACCGGCGCGCTGCTCGAAGGTGTCATCACCGAACGCCTCGGCCAGCCGTGGCAGATCGCCGTCTTCCTCGCGGTGTTCGGCGTCGTGCTCTGGTGGGTGGACCGGCGCGCGCCGCGGGCGACCGGCTACGAGGACCTGCAACGCCACCAGGTCGTCGCGATGGCGGTGGCCCAGGCGTTCGCGCTGATGCCCGGCGTCTCCCGCTCCGGCATCACCATCACCGCCGCCCGCGCGACCGGGGTGTCGCGGGACGCCGCCGCGCGGTTCTCGTTCCTCATGAGCCTGCCGGTCATCCTCGGCGCCGGCGCGTACTCGCTCGCCACGCTGGACGGCGGGCTCGGCGGCCAGGGCGTGCCGTTCGCGGTCGGGATCGTGACGTCGGCGGTGTCGGGGGCGCTGGCGGTGTTCGGGGTGCTGGCGTTCCTGCGGCGGCACTCGTTCGGGACGTTCGCCTGGTACCGGGTCGCGGCGGCGGCGGCCGTGCTGCTGCTCGTCGCGACCGGGGTGAGGAGCGCGACGCTGTGA
- a CDS encoding PAC2 family protein: MTGIEPEDALRSPVVVAAFEGWNDAGDAATAAVEHLELVWEARPLVTIDPEDYYDFQVNRPTVTMIDGVTRRIQWPTTRLSICRLDGPRDVILIRGLEPNMRWKAFCGEILDVALDLDAELLIALGALLADAPHTRPIPVTGTASDPAVATRLGLDSSRYEGPTGIVGVLHDQCVQRGLPSLSFWAAVPHYVAQPPSPKATLALLRRVEDVLDIQVPLADLEEQARGWERQVNELASEDTEVAEYVRSLEDREAETDLPEASGEAIAREFERYLRRSGDDPVG, from the coding sequence ATGACCGGGATAGAGCCGGAGGACGCGCTGCGCTCCCCCGTCGTCGTCGCGGCGTTCGAGGGGTGGAACGACGCGGGCGACGCCGCCACGGCGGCCGTGGAGCACCTGGAGCTGGTCTGGGAGGCCCGCCCGCTCGTCACGATCGACCCCGAGGACTACTACGACTTCCAGGTCAACCGGCCGACCGTGACGATGATCGACGGCGTCACCCGGCGCATCCAGTGGCCGACCACGCGGCTGTCGATCTGCCGGCTCGACGGCCCGCGCGACGTCATCCTCATCCGCGGGCTGGAGCCGAACATGCGGTGGAAGGCGTTCTGCGGCGAGATCCTCGACGTGGCGCTCGACCTCGACGCGGAGCTGCTCATCGCGCTCGGCGCGCTGCTCGCCGACGCCCCGCACACCCGCCCCATCCCGGTCACCGGCACCGCGAGCGACCCGGCGGTCGCGACGCGGCTGGGGCTGGACTCGTCGCGGTACGAGGGGCCGACCGGCATCGTCGGCGTCCTGCACGACCAGTGCGTGCAGCGCGGCCTGCCGTCGCTGTCGTTCTGGGCGGCGGTCCCCCACTACGTCGCGCAGCCGCCGTCGCCGAAGGCGACGCTCGCGCTGCTGCGCCGCGTCGAGGACGTGCTCGACATCCAGGTGCCGCTCGCCGACCTCGAGGAGCAGGCGCGCGGCTGGGAGCGTCAGGTCAACGAGCTCGCGTCGGAGGACACCGAGGTCGCCGAGTACGTGCGTTCGCTCGAGGACCGCGAGGCCGAGACCGACCTGCCGGAGGCGAGCGGCGAGGCGATCGCGCGGGAGTTCGAACGCTACCTGCGCCGCTCCGGCGACGACCCCGTCGGCTGA
- a CDS encoding DUF3090 domain-containing protein — MPRQVFSFDQPDRFVAGTVGQPGQRTFFLQATDGERVTSVALEKTQVQVLAERLADLLDEVRRRGADAPVEAPPGLEDVAPLDQPILEEFRAGTLAIAWDGEDGMVVVEAHEMTDAQDAEDDDETAEGDLLRVRITPAFARAFVKRALRVVAAGRPPCPLCGRPLDPEGHVCARLNGHGH, encoded by the coding sequence ATGCCGCGACAGGTGTTCTCCTTCGACCAGCCGGACCGCTTCGTGGCGGGGACCGTGGGGCAGCCGGGGCAGCGGACGTTCTTCCTCCAGGCCACCGACGGCGAGCGCGTCACCAGCGTGGCCCTGGAGAAGACCCAGGTGCAGGTGCTGGCGGAACGCCTCGCCGACCTGCTGGACGAGGTCCGCCGCCGCGGCGCCGACGCGCCCGTCGAGGCGCCGCCCGGGCTGGAGGACGTCGCGCCGCTGGACCAGCCGATCCTCGAGGAGTTCCGCGCCGGGACGCTCGCCATCGCGTGGGACGGCGAGGACGGCATGGTCGTGGTCGAGGCGCACGAGATGACCGACGCGCAGGACGCCGAGGACGACGACGAGACGGCCGAGGGCGACCTGCTGCGCGTGCGGATCACGCCGGCGTTCGCCCGGGCGTTCGTCAAGCGCGCGCTGCGCGTCGTCGCCGCCGGCCGGCCGCCGTGCCCCCTCTGCGGGCGCCCGCTGGACCCGGAGGGCCACGTCTGCGCCCGCCTCAATGGCCACGGTCACTGA
- a CDS encoding histidine phosphatase family protein has product MTTLLLVRHGLTAMTGPVLAGWTPGLHLDDRGREQAAAVAARLAPLPVAAIVSSPLDRCLDTAAFIAEGRDNEVAVEERLGECRYGDWTGKELKVLAKDPLWKVVQAHPSAVTFPGGEALRETAARAVDAVRDWNARLGPDATWVAVSHGDVIKAIVADALGLHLDQFQRISADPCSVTVIRYTELRPFVLRLNDTGGGVADLLPPKKKGRRRPSSDAAVGGGAGA; this is encoded by the coding sequence GTGACCACGCTGCTGCTCGTCCGCCACGGCCTGACGGCTATGACCGGGCCGGTGCTCGCCGGCTGGACGCCCGGGCTGCACCTCGACGACCGGGGCCGCGAGCAGGCCGCGGCCGTCGCCGCGCGGCTCGCCCCGCTGCCCGTCGCCGCGATCGTCTCCTCGCCGCTCGACCGCTGCCTCGACACGGCGGCGTTCATCGCGGAGGGGCGCGACAACGAGGTCGCGGTCGAGGAACGGCTGGGGGAGTGCCGGTACGGCGACTGGACCGGCAAGGAGCTGAAGGTCCTAGCCAAGGACCCGCTCTGGAAGGTCGTGCAGGCCCACCCCAGCGCCGTGACGTTCCCCGGCGGCGAGGCGCTGCGGGAGACGGCGGCCCGCGCGGTCGACGCGGTCCGCGACTGGAACGCCCGCCTCGGCCCGGACGCCACCTGGGTCGCGGTGAGCCACGGCGACGTCATCAAGGCGATCGTCGCCGACGCGCTCGGCCTGCACCTCGACCAGTTCCAGCGGATCTCGGCCGACCCGTGCTCGGTCACGGTCATCCGCTACACCGAGCTGCGGCCGTTCGTGCTCCGGCTCAACGACACCGGCGGCGGCGTCGCGGACCTGCTGCCGCCGAAGAAGAAGGGCCGCCGCAGGCCGTCCTCCGACGCCGCCGTGGGCGGCGGCGCGGGCGCGTAG
- the mshC gene encoding cysteine--1-D-myo-inosityl 2-amino-2-deoxy-alpha-D-glucopyranoside ligase: MESWHVPAPPAVPGEGPPLRLHDTATGEVRPLAPGRAATMYVCGITPYDAAHLGHAMTYLTYDLVRRVLADAGHEVVYTQNVTDVDEPLFERAAETADDWAALGSRETEQFRHDMAALEVLPPTHFVGAVEAMPTIVEMIGLLRANGATYDLDGDTYFAVSSAPRFGTVGNLSYDEMVALSAERGGDPHRPGKKDPLDPVLWLRERPGEPSWHAPWGRGRPGWHVECSAIARATLGETMDLHGGGTDLVFPHHEMSSAEATAALGIWPFVRHWTHTAMVGLHGEKMSKSKGNLVFVRHLRLDHDGAAIRLALLAHHYRTPWEWTHDDIVTADARLARWREAVARDAGPDARPVAEAVRRHLADDLDAPAAVAAVDRWADAALRTGGTDAEAPAAVRAVAGGLLGVRL, translated from the coding sequence ATGGAGTCGTGGCACGTTCCCGCGCCCCCCGCCGTCCCGGGCGAAGGCCCGCCGCTGCGGCTGCACGACACCGCCACCGGCGAGGTCCGCCCGCTCGCGCCCGGCCGCGCCGCGACGATGTACGTGTGCGGCATCACGCCGTACGACGCCGCGCACCTCGGCCACGCGATGACCTACCTCACCTACGACCTCGTCCGCCGCGTCCTCGCCGACGCCGGCCACGAGGTCGTCTACACGCAGAACGTCACCGACGTGGACGAGCCGCTGTTCGAACGCGCCGCCGAGACGGCCGACGACTGGGCCGCGCTGGGCAGCCGGGAGACCGAGCAGTTCCGCCACGACATGGCGGCGCTGGAGGTGCTGCCGCCGACGCACTTCGTCGGCGCCGTCGAGGCGATGCCGACGATCGTGGAGATGATCGGGCTGCTGCGCGCCAACGGCGCGACGTACGACCTCGACGGCGACACGTACTTCGCGGTGTCGTCGGCGCCGCGGTTCGGCACCGTCGGCAACCTGTCGTACGACGAGATGGTCGCGCTGTCCGCGGAGCGCGGCGGCGACCCGCACCGCCCCGGCAAGAAGGACCCGCTCGACCCGGTGCTCTGGCTGCGCGAGCGGCCCGGCGAGCCGTCGTGGCACGCGCCGTGGGGGCGCGGCCGGCCCGGCTGGCACGTCGAGTGCTCGGCGATCGCGCGGGCCACGCTCGGCGAGACGATGGACCTGCACGGCGGCGGCACCGACCTGGTGTTCCCGCACCACGAGATGTCCTCCGCGGAGGCGACCGCGGCGCTCGGCATCTGGCCGTTCGTCCGGCACTGGACGCACACCGCGATGGTCGGCCTGCACGGCGAGAAGATGTCGAAGTCGAAGGGCAACCTCGTCTTCGTCCGCCACCTCCGCCTCGACCACGACGGCGCCGCGATCCGCCTCGCGCTGCTCGCCCACCACTACCGCACGCCGTGGGAGTGGACGCACGACGACATCGTCACCGCCGACGCGCGGCTGGCGCGGTGGCGGGAGGCCGTGGCGCGCGACGCCGGGCCGGACGCGCGCCCGGTCGCCGAGGCCGTCCGCCGCCACCTCGCCGACGACCTGGACGCGCCCGCCGCCGTGGCAGCGGTCGACCGCTGGGCCGACGCGGCGCTGCGGACCGGCGGCACCGACGCGGAGGCGCCGGCCGCGGTCCGCGCGGTCGCCGGCGGGCTGCTGGGGGTGCGGCTGTGA
- a CDS encoding LLM class F420-dependent oxidoreductase — MRLGVNLGYWSTAQDARDGVALAREADRLGYAVAWAAEAYGSDVVTVLTWVAAQTERLDVGSGIMQIPARSPAMTAMTAASLDALSGGRFRLGIGVSGPQVSEGWHGVRYDKPLARTREYVDVVRRALTRERLTAPGPHYPLPLPDGPGKALKLIVHPVRDRIPLYLAAVGPKNLELTGEVADGWLAVFFSPEHAGEHLAAIARGRGERGLDGFDVVPTVPLSVGDDVHACADPIRPYAALYVGGMGSREQNFYNALARRMGYEEAARKVQDAYLAHDYATAMAEVPFEFVDSTSLLGPPDRIADRLQAFAAAGVTTLTITPAAATVEERVALLRTAVEALEKAGVG, encoded by the coding sequence ATGCGACTCGGCGTCAACCTCGGGTACTGGAGCACCGCGCAGGACGCCCGCGACGGCGTCGCGCTGGCGCGGGAGGCGGACCGGCTCGGGTACGCCGTCGCGTGGGCGGCGGAGGCGTACGGCTCGGACGTCGTCACCGTCCTCACCTGGGTCGCCGCGCAGACCGAACGCCTCGACGTCGGCAGCGGCATCATGCAGATCCCCGCGCGCTCCCCGGCCATGACGGCGATGACGGCGGCGTCGCTGGACGCGCTGTCCGGCGGGCGGTTCCGGCTCGGCATCGGCGTGTCCGGGCCGCAGGTGTCGGAGGGCTGGCACGGTGTCCGCTACGACAAGCCGCTGGCCCGCACCCGCGAGTACGTCGACGTGGTCCGCCGCGCCCTCACCCGCGAACGGCTCACCGCGCCGGGGCCGCACTACCCGCTGCCGTTGCCGGACGGCCCCGGCAAGGCGCTGAAGCTGATCGTCCACCCGGTCCGCGACCGCATCCCGCTCTACCTCGCGGCGGTCGGGCCGAAGAACCTCGAGCTGACCGGCGAGGTCGCCGACGGCTGGCTCGCGGTGTTCTTCTCGCCGGAGCACGCCGGCGAGCACCTCGCCGCGATCGCGCGCGGCCGCGGCGAGCGCGGGCTGGACGGCTTCGACGTCGTGCCGACGGTGCCGCTGTCGGTCGGCGACGACGTCCATGCGTGCGCCGACCCGATCCGGCCGTACGCCGCGCTCTACGTCGGCGGCATGGGCTCGCGCGAGCAGAACTTCTACAACGCCCTCGCCCGCCGCATGGGCTACGAGGAGGCGGCGCGGAAGGTGCAGGACGCCTACCTCGCGCACGACTACGCGACGGCGATGGCGGAGGTGCCGTTCGAGTTCGTCGACTCCACGTCGCTGCTCGGCCCGCCGGACCGCATCGCCGACCGGCTCCAGGCGTTCGCGGCGGCGGGCGTGACGACGTTGACCATCACGCCGGCGGCGGCGACCGTCGAGGAGCGGGTCGCGCTGCTGCGCACGGCGGTCGAGGCGCTGGAGAAGGCCGGGGTGGGTTGA
- a CDS encoding SCO1664 family protein, protein MTEIDLDRALALLREGELEIEGRLVDASNATLYARIAHEELTTACVYKPIRGERPLWDFPDGTLAFREVATYAVSAATGWDVVPPTVLRDGPFGEGMVQLWIDVDEEVDLADLVRQNHPALRRMAVLDAVVNNADRKGGHLLPVPGGHVYGVDHGVTFNVEPKLRTVLWGWRGRRFAAEEVAVLAALRTEIAGGDLGGTLRGLLAPEEVDATLARVEALLRTGRFPHPSPDWPAVPWPPF, encoded by the coding sequence ATGACCGAGATCGACCTGGACCGCGCGCTCGCGCTGCTGCGCGAGGGCGAGCTGGAGATCGAGGGGCGGCTGGTCGACGCGAGCAACGCCACGCTCTACGCGCGGATCGCGCACGAGGAGCTGACCACCGCCTGCGTCTACAAGCCGATCCGCGGCGAGCGGCCGTTGTGGGACTTCCCCGACGGGACGCTGGCCTTCCGCGAGGTCGCCACCTACGCCGTCTCCGCCGCGACCGGCTGGGACGTCGTGCCGCCGACCGTGCTGCGCGACGGGCCGTTCGGCGAGGGGATGGTGCAGCTCTGGATCGACGTGGACGAGGAGGTCGACCTCGCCGACCTGGTGCGGCAGAACCATCCCGCGCTGCGCCGCATGGCCGTCCTCGACGCCGTCGTCAACAACGCCGACCGCAAGGGCGGCCACCTCCTCCCCGTGCCCGGCGGCCACGTCTACGGCGTCGACCACGGCGTGACGTTCAACGTCGAGCCGAAGCTGCGCACCGTCCTCTGGGGCTGGCGCGGGCGGCGGTTCGCGGCGGAGGAGGTCGCGGTGCTGGCGGCGTTGCGCACCGAGATCGCGGGCGGCGACCTCGGCGGCACGCTGCGCGGGCTGCTCGCGCCGGAGGAGGTCGACGCGACGCTGGCGCGGGTCGAGGCGCTGCTGCGGACCGGGCGCTTCCCGCACCCGAGCCCGGACTGGCCCGCCGTGCCCTGGCCGCCGTTCTAG
- a CDS encoding alpha/beta hydrolase, whose protein sequence is MRRAHRGDDLSRVLGGTAPVAGGRDLALPGGDLRLAATRWSGTGTPILLLHGLASQRRFWNLVATELAGRPVCALDQRGHGDSDQPDDGYDLATVAADAATALDALGWSRAVVVGHSWGAAVATTLAAEHPERVLAVVAVDGGLGSPLAEGGTREEWRQRLEPPRIAAPPDELTARLRQGPLAPWWSDAVEQAVLPIFAVGDDGLARARLTRERHLAILDGLLDYDAPGTLARVAAPLWALACLGDDDWSAAKQRQLTGLPERVARVRAFALHGAVHDVPLQWPALVAGVVKAAADEVAATEGRG, encoded by the coding sequence GTGCGACGTGCTCATCGTGGCGACGACCTGAGCCGGGTCCTCGGCGGCACCGCTCCGGTCGCCGGCGGCCGCGACCTCGCGCTCCCCGGCGGCGACCTGCGGCTGGCCGCGACCCGCTGGTCCGGCACCGGCACCCCGATCCTGCTGCTGCACGGGCTCGCGTCGCAGCGGCGCTTCTGGAACCTCGTGGCGACGGAGCTGGCCGGCCGCCCCGTCTGCGCGCTGGACCAGCGCGGCCACGGCGACTCCGACCAGCCGGACGACGGGTACGACCTGGCCACGGTCGCGGCGGACGCCGCCACCGCGCTGGACGCCCTCGGCTGGTCCCGCGCGGTCGTCGTCGGCCACTCGTGGGGCGCCGCCGTCGCGACCACGCTCGCCGCCGAGCACCCCGAACGCGTCCTCGCCGTCGTCGCGGTCGACGGCGGCCTCGGCTCGCCGCTGGCGGAGGGCGGGACGCGCGAGGAGTGGCGGCAACGCCTGGAGCCGCCGCGCATCGCCGCACCGCCGGACGAGCTCACGGCCCGGCTCCGGCAGGGCCCGCTCGCGCCGTGGTGGTCGGACGCGGTGGAGCAGGCGGTGCTGCCGATCTTCGCCGTCGGCGACGACGGGCTGGCCCGCGCGCGGCTCACCCGCGAGCGGCACCTCGCGATCCTCGACGGGCTGCTCGACTACGACGCGCCGGGCACGCTGGCGCGCGTGGCGGCGCCGTTGTGGGCGCTCGCCTGCCTCGGCGACGACGACTGGTCGGCGGCCAAGCAACGGCAGCTCACCGGGCTGCCGGAACGCGTCGCGCGAGTGCGCGCGTTCGCCCTCCACGGCGCCGTCCACGACGTACCCTTGCAGTGGCCGGCGCTCGTCGCGGGTGTCGTCAAGGCGGCCGCCGACGAGGTGGCCGCGACCGAGGGACGGGGATGA